AGTCCGTGTTCGCCGGTTGATACCCATATTCCGACAAAATACGGGCCAGGACACGACCATGTTCGGGATCCTTGGTGATAATAACAAGATGCTCGGAAACAACAATATTGTGCATGCCGAAAGAAAAACCCTTGCCCGATCCCAGATGGGAACGCGCAAGGGTGATTGGTAGAAGGTGAAAATTAACCGAGCGTGTCCTTGACCACGGCCAGCAACTCTTCCCGGTCAAACGGCTTGGTCAACGAGGCCACGGCCTTGGGGATCGCGTACTTGTTTCCGGAAAGACCGCTGATCACAATAACCGGGATCTTCGCCAGCCCCTCCTCCTGACTCAATGCGCGATAAAAACGCGGCCCCCACTCCTTGGGCATTTCCAGGTCCAGGGTGATCAAATCCGGATTCTCCTGTTTGACCACGGGCAACGCGTCCGCGCCATCGCCTGCCGTGCAGGTCACGTACCCGGCATCCTGAAAAATGTCCTCCAGATAGGTCACGATGTTCGGATCGTCGTCAATGATCATGATTTTCTTGGCCATCACACACCCCCACGCAATGGATTTAGACGGTTTGAATTTTATCGGGACGATTCACGGACGCCACCGGACAGGATGCCCGCAACAACACCTGCTCCAGGGTGCGTCCGAAAAGAGCGGATTCCTCGCTGACATCCTTGGAATGATGGGCCATGATGATCAGATCGGCCTGCTTTTCCCGCGCGAACTTCACAATTTCGACATACGGGATGCCTTCCCAGATGTCGGCGCTGAGATTCTTGAACGTACCGGCCTGGATCAAATACTTGCGTCGCATCCGGTCCCTGGCCTCGATCATGCGGTCATCGATTTCTTTTTGCGTGACCAGCCCAGGATTGGAGCCGATATCGATGGCATGGAAGACGTGCAGGTGGGCGTTCAGTTCCGATGCGGTCTTGAGGGCAAATTTGAAGGCATGTTCCGACGCCTTGGAAAAATCCGCGCCAAAGACAATGTTGGTGAACCCGCCCCAGAAGGAAGCCGCCGGACGGTTCACCACCAGCACCGGCGCCTTGGACGCCTTGGCCACGCGTT
This is a stretch of genomic DNA from Deltaproteobacteria bacterium. It encodes these proteins:
- a CDS encoding universal stress protein — its product is MFTKILFATSGSACCDAAARVAFDLAARYNAKLFVFHALGTPSRGFSQVVVDVRTGEKVELDDDYILWVKDELKTTYDRQLKSGVDCEIDAAVGIPHREVLRKARQEDVDLIVMGASTTGCEADANAYQRHFAGSTLQRVAKASKAPVLVVNRPAASFWGGFTNIVFGADFSKASEHAFKFALKTASELNAHLHVFHAIDIGSNPGLVTQKEIDDRMIEARDRMRRKYLIQAGTFKNLSADIWEGIPYVEIVKFAREKQADLIIMAHHSKDVSEESALFGRTLEQVLLRASCPVASVNRPDKIQTV
- a CDS encoding response regulator → MAKKIMIIDDDPNIVTYLEDIFQDAGYVTCTAGDGADALPVVKQENPDLITLDLEMPKEWGPRFYRALSQEEGLAKIPVIVISGLSGNKYAIPKAVASLTKPFDREELLAVVKDTLG